Proteins co-encoded in one Oscillatoria sp. FACHB-1407 genomic window:
- a CDS encoding heavy metal-responsive transcriptional regulator has protein sequence MLAQDELKRIGFVAQESGLPIKTIRYYDELGLLKTVGRTEGNYRLFNSDVLSRLRFIKRAQSLGLSLLEIKIFLAVHDQGNLPCDRIQEKLENKLDEIEQRIQQLQILKQELSELLSGWTTVSEPVSKSMEETICPILQR, from the coding sequence ATGTTAGCTCAAGACGAGTTAAAACGGATTGGTTTTGTAGCACAGGAAAGCGGATTACCCATCAAAACAATTCGCTATTACGATGAGTTAGGTTTGCTCAAAACCGTAGGTCGAACTGAAGGCAATTACCGACTCTTTAACTCAGACGTATTGAGCCGTTTGCGGTTTATCAAACGGGCTCAAAGCCTTGGGTTGAGCTTGTTAGAAATTAAGATTTTTTTGGCTGTCCATGATCAGGGCAATCTACCTTGCGATCGCATTCAAGAAAAGCTGGAAAATAAGCTGGATGAAATTGAACAACGCATTCAGCAATTACAAATTCTCAAACAAGAATTGAGTGAACTTTTATCTGGATGGACAACGGTTTCTGAACCAGTTTCTAAATCAATGGAAGAAACCATTTGCCCCATTCTTCAACGATAA
- a CDS encoding R3H domain-containing nucleic acid-binding protein has protein sequence MHTTDDLQKLLEILPQEIQQQLTQHPQRDTLVEVVLDLGRRPEARFPSQAQYLSEQLVTREQLQACVDRLSHFGADNRAGIEQTLHRISAIRNRTGEIIGLTCRVGRAIEGTIAMIRDLVETGQSILMLGRPGVGKTTALREIARVLADDLNKRVVIIDTSNEIAGDGDIPHPAIGRARRMQVARPELQHQVMIEAVENHMPEVIVIDEIGTELEALAARTIAERGVQLVGTAHGNQLENLIKNPTLSDLVGGIQSVTLGDDEARRRGSQKSVLERKAPPTFEIAVEMQERQKWTVHESVMETVDRLLRGQHPAVQTRSVSEQGQITITHEVPRVPLGRQSVQRTQPTSTPILKRPTPTRRVLPFPSRLETNPMVQTQPDWQRETIPLAQDTTEQAIALYPYQMSRSLVEQTIEQLNLPIRVVGGVERADAILTLRANLRKHANLRRMAEGYEVPIYAVKANTVTQIASTLQQMVGRDEQAIGSRSPLEASVPTPEWGKPAYNGDEDDEWDALEEARLAVEQVVIPKGQPVELLPRSAEVRKMQHEFVEHYRLKSTSVGTEPDCRLRIYPA, from the coding sequence ATGCATACCACCGATGATCTCCAGAAGTTGTTGGAGATTCTGCCTCAGGAAATTCAGCAACAGTTAACACAACACCCACAACGAGACACATTAGTCGAAGTTGTGTTGGACTTGGGACGACGGCCCGAAGCCCGGTTTCCGAGCCAAGCTCAATATTTGTCAGAGCAGCTTGTAACCCGTGAGCAATTGCAAGCGTGTGTGGATCGCCTCAGTCATTTCGGGGCAGATAATCGGGCAGGCATTGAACAAACACTGCACCGGATTAGCGCGATCCGGAACCGTACCGGAGAGATTATTGGGCTAACCTGTCGGGTGGGTCGTGCCATTGAGGGAACGATCGCCATGATTCGGGATCTGGTCGAAACTGGGCAATCGATTCTGATGCTCGGTCGTCCGGGGGTGGGTAAAACGACTGCTCTACGAGAAATTGCACGAGTATTAGCCGATGACCTCAACAAGCGAGTCGTGATTATCGACACCTCCAATGAGATAGCGGGCGATGGTGATATTCCGCACCCAGCGATCGGGCGAGCCAGACGAATGCAGGTAGCACGTCCTGAGTTGCAGCACCAGGTCATGATTGAGGCAGTGGAAAACCACATGCCCGAAGTGATTGTGATTGATGAGATTGGTACTGAATTGGAGGCTTTAGCTGCACGGACGATCGCCGAACGAGGCGTACAGTTAGTCGGAACAGCTCACGGCAATCAGTTGGAGAACCTGATCAAAAACCCGACCCTTTCAGATCTGGTGGGTGGGATTCAATCCGTCACGCTGGGAGATGATGAAGCGCGTCGGCGCGGCTCTCAAAAGAGTGTGCTGGAACGCAAGGCTCCTCCCACCTTTGAGATTGCGGTTGAGATGCAGGAACGGCAAAAGTGGACAGTGCATGAGAGTGTGATGGAAACGGTCGATCGCCTCTTGAGAGGACAGCATCCGGCGGTACAAACTCGAAGTGTTAGCGAACAGGGGCAGATCACGATCACCCATGAGGTGCCACGAGTGCCCTTAGGGAGGCAATCGGTTCAACGGACTCAACCCACCTCAACCCCTATCCTTAAACGCCCTACCCCCACAAGACGAGTCCTGCCCTTTCCCAGTCGGTTAGAAACTAATCCGATGGTGCAGACACAACCCGATTGGCAACGGGAAACCATTCCATTAGCACAGGATACGACAGAGCAGGCGATCGCCCTCTATCCCTATCAGATGAGCCGGAGCTTAGTGGAGCAAACCATTGAGCAGTTAAATCTACCAATTCGAGTGGTGGGCGGAGTAGAGCGAGCCGACGCCATTTTGACGCTCAGGGCAAATCTGAGAAAACATGCCAATCTCAGACGCATGGCAGAGGGATATGAAGTGCCGATCTATGCGGTGAAAGCGAATACTGTGACTCAGATTGCTAGCACGTTGCAACAAATGGTTGGGCGTGATGAGCAAGCGATAGGAAGCCGTTCTCCTCTAGAAGCCAGCGTGCCTACTCCTGAATGGGGAAAGCCAGCTTATAACGGTGATGAAGATGATGAGTGGGATGCGCTGGAGGAAGCACGACTGGCAGTAGAGCAGGTGGTGATTCCCAAAGGACAACCTGTGGAGTTGTTGCCACGATCTGCCGAGGTTCGCAAAATGCAACACGAATTTGTAGAGCACTACCGCCTTAAATCGACCAGCGTTGGCACAGAACCCGATTGTCGCTTACGCATCTATCCCGCTTAG